From a region of the Salminus brasiliensis chromosome 4, fSalBra1.hap2, whole genome shotgun sequence genome:
- the unc93b1 gene encoding protein unc-93 homolog B1, whose amino-acid sequence MAAVIAEDNVYREAELQAAPPADGPEEPQPVGADGNIQGQVEEFLGPHPDYDEEEEERKYYRRKRLGVVKNVVGASFGGMIIYSVYMGLLQMQLILHNDETYREVKYGSLGLKDIDNKMLMGINVTPIVGLLYTPILIRFLGTKWMMFLASGIYALFVSTNYWERYYTLVPSAVAIGVAIVPLWASMGSYITRMAQQYYEYVNYKEEHVQEQKRLPKGACHQYVIIFQSVFYIFFHLSFVFAEFPMILFLNGFLSDYNHTLFNVKQCGADGRGIIDGFNKTVLIQLPRSKLLIAVESVLMGAAFIGMIIFLAVCGAAYRPTEEIDLRSIGWGNIFQMPFKHLRDYRLRLLCPFFIYSGFEVLFAVQGLILSYGVCAVGMEKLWLLVMVYGLSSSVCSSLSMAFLLQRLPRQVMLLGGAAVHLVLLVALMCWSSLPRHPEQLPQLLVLAALWGLGTALNKTGLSTLLGMFYEDKERLDFVYTIYHWWQAIAIFIVYLWSTLPMRAKLAILLVTLLVSGFCYWQMERRLAKRINFRLPRIPRPRHKVKGYRYLEEENSDESESDKSDVEGEEEENRETEEEREGDAGSQGSDSPGREKGGARGRRRRRDDAAYEQAGEQGDYVQAM is encoded by the exons ATGGCAGCAGTGATAGCAGAGGATAACGTATACCGTGAGGCAGAGCTGCAGGCTGCGCCCCCTGCTGACGGACCTGAGGAACCGCAGCCTGTAGGGGCAGACGGTAACATTCAGGGGCAG GTTGAGGAGTTTCTGGGACCACACCCTGACTAcgatgaagaagaggaggaaaggaAGTACTATAGGAGGAAGAGGCTGGGCGTGGTTAAGAATGTGGTCGGGGCAAGCTTTGGGGGCATGATCATCTACAGTGTTTACATGG GTCTTCTGCAGATGCAGTTGATCCTGCACAATGATGAAACCTACAGAGAGGTGAAGTACGGCAGTCTGGGCCTGAAAGACATCGACAATAAGATGTTGATGGGCATCAACGTCACTCCTATTGTAGGACTGCTCTATACACCAATACTCATACG GTTTTTGGGCACTAAATGGATGATGTTCCTTGCTTCTGGAATCTACGCTCTCTTTGTCTCAACCAATTACTGGGAGCGCTATTATACATTGGTACCATCAGCAGTGGCCATTGGTGTTGCCATAGTTCCACTGTGGGCCTCAATGGGGAGCTACATCACAAG GATGGCTCAGCAGTATTATGAATATGTGAACTATAAGGAAGAGCATGTGCAAGAGCAGAAGAGATTGCCAAAGGGAGCCTGCCATCAATATGTCATCATTTTCCAATCAGTCTTCTATATCTTCTTCCAT TTGAGTTTCGTATTCGCCGAGTTCCCTATGATCCTCTTCCTCAATGGATTCCTTAGTGACTACAACCACACTCTCTTCAACGTCAAGCAgtgtg GTGCGGATGGGAGGGGGATTATTGATGGATTTAACAAGACTGTCCTGATACAGTTGCCTCGTTCCAAACTCCTCATTGCAGTAGAGAGTGTTCTTATGGGAGCTGCCTTCATCGGCATGATCATA TTCTTGGCTGTATGTGGTGCTGCGTATCGGCCCACAGAGGAGATTGACCTGCGCAGCATTGGCTGGGGTAACATCTTCCAGATGCCCTTCAAACACCTGCGAGATTACCGCCTGCGTCTGCTCTGCCCTTTCTTCATCTACTCTGGCTTTGAGGTGCTCTTTGCTGTCCAAGGCCTGATTCTG TCTTATGGTGTGTGTGCAGTGGGGATGGAGAAGCTGTGGTTGTTGGTGATGGTCTATGGGCTGTCGTCATCTGTGTGTTCATCCCTCTCCATGGCCTTCCTGCTCCAGCGTTTGCCCAGGCAGGTCATGCTCCTGGGTGGTGCGGCGGTTCACCTAGTCCTGCTAGTGGCTCTTATGTGCTGGTCTTCCCTCCCCAGACACCCCGAACAGCTGCCTCAGCTACTGGTGCTGGCTGCCCTCTGGGGCCTGGGCACTGCCCTCAACAAGACTGGACTGAGCA CACTGCTGGGAATGTTCTATGAGGACAAAGAACGGTTAGATTTTGTCTACACCATCTACCACTGGTGGCAGGCCATTGCCATCTTTATCGTCTACCTCTGGTCTACCTTGCCTATGAgg GCCAAGCTAGCGATCCTGTTAGTTACTCTGCTGGTTTCAGGCTTCTGCTATTGGCAGATGGAGCGTCGCCTAGCCAAGAGAATTAATTTCAGGTTGCCACGGATTCCCCGTCCACGGCACAAG GTCAAAGGTTACCGCTACCTGGAGGAGGAGAACTCTGACGAGTCAGAGTCAGACAAGAGCGATGTGGAGGGCGAGGAAGAGGAGAACAGGGAGACTGAGGAAGAGCGGGAGGGGGATGCAGGCTCACAAGGTTCTGATTCCCCAGGCCGTGAGAAGGGTGGGGCCAGAGGTCGCCGACGGAGACGGGATGATGCTGCCTACGAACAGGCCGGAGAACAGGGGGATTACGTCCAAGCCATGTGA
- the cryba1l2 gene encoding crystallin, beta A1, like 2, with translation MSRKFVKASMNQPLVVSGAGMAPFFKVTVFEQEHFQGKCQELTSECCNIQDRGFQNICSLRVECGAWVGYEHHDFQGQQFILERGEYPHWDAYSGNLGYHVERLMSLRPIYCAAHEASRMMIFEKENFLDRSVEVCDDYPSLQAMGWCATQVGSMHVQCGAFVCYEFPGYRGQQYIMECERNSGDYPHWKTWGSHSQTPQIQSIRRVQH, from the exons ATGAGTAGAAAGTTTGTAAAGGCCAGCATGAATCAGCCACTGGTCGTATCAGGAGCGGGTATGGCACCTTTCTTCAAG GTGACAGTGTTTGAGCAAGAGCACTTCCAGGGCAAGTGTCAAGAGCTGACCTCAGAGTGCTGCAATATCCAGGACAGAGGCTTCCAAAACATCTGCTCACTCAGAGTGGAGTGTGGCGC CTGGGTGGGATATGAGCACCATGATTTCCAGGGGCAGCAGTTTATCCTGGAGAGAGGGGAGTACCCCCACTGGGATGCATACAGCGGCAATCTGGGATATCATGTGGAGAGGCTCATGTCCCTGCGCCCCATCTACTGCGCT GCCCACGAGGCTAGCCGCATGATGATCTTTGAAAAGGAGAACTTTCTGGATCGGAGTGTGGAGGTGTGTGATGACTACCCCTCTCTGCAGGCCATGGGTTGGTGTGCAACTCAAGTGGGCTCCATGCACGTGCAGTGCGGCGC CTTTGTGTGCTATGAGTTTCCAGGCTACCGCGGACAGCAGTACATCATGGAGTGTGAGCGGAACAGTGGTGATTACCCACACTGGAAGACCTGGGGCTCACACAGTCAGACACCCCAAATCCAGTCCATCCGCAGAGTCCAGCactga